The following coding sequences are from one Arachis hypogaea cultivar Tifrunner chromosome 7, arahy.Tifrunner.gnm2.J5K5, whole genome shotgun sequence window:
- the LOC112701585 gene encoding aspartic proteinase CDR1 has translation MIIKVVILLVTVLWPLSFLTSADEAKTFNNGFTIDLIHRDSPLSPLYNPSLTPSEIIKNAVKRSVSRTSRFFFPDKAEEGEEESVLIPDRGDYLMKILIGTPPMESLAVADTGSDLVWIQCLPCEQCYSQNAPIFDPKNSSTFETLTCDSESCRSLSRYGCGSSGECRYYYSYGDRSYTVGELVSDTISFSTSNGGKSMIKYPKTTLGCGHDNDGNFRSTSTGLVGLGGGPLSLVTQLGDAIGHKFSYCLLPFSVNSTSKLKFGSESSTVSRNGVVSTPLISKSPSTYYYLTLEGISIGEKKLQTEQSANNIVIDSGTTLTMLQSDFYDGFESAVKDAVDNSHEPVQDPPEPLRLCYRDISVEDLPDLTFHFSGADVHLQKMNTILKVDNLICLAIVPSDRFSIFGNIAQVNFNVGYDLQEKMVSFYPADCTMDQ, from the exons ATGATAATCAAGGTTGTGATACTCTTGGTCACGGTACTGTGGCCCCTCTCATTTCTAACTTCAGCTGATGAAGCTAAAACATTTAACAATGGTTTCACCATTGATCTTATCCACCGTGACTCACCATTATCACCCCTCTACAACCCTTCACTGACTCCATCCGAAATCATTAAAAACGCCGTGAAGCGCTCCGTTTCTCGAACCAGCCGCTTCTTCTTCCCGGACAAAGCCGAGGAAGGGGAGGAGGAGAGCGTGTTGATTCCAGACAGAGGAGACTACCTCATGAAGATCTTGATTGGTACCCCTCCAATGGAGTCACTCGCTGTTGCGGACACAGGGAGTGATCTTGTTTGGATACAATGCTTGCCTTGTGAGCAGTGTTACTCACAAAACGCTCCAATCTTTGATCCCAAAAATTCTTCTACTTTTGAGACACTAACTTGTGATTCTGAGTCTTGTAGATCGTTATCTAGATATGGTTGTGGAAGTTCAGGAGAATGCAG GTACTACTACTCATATGGAGACAGATCTTACACAGTAGGAGAATTGGTCAGTGACACCATTAGTTTTAGTACTTCAAATGGTGGAAAATCAATGATAAAATACCCTAAAACTACATTGGGTTGTGGACATGACAACGATGGGAATTTTAGAAGCACAAGCACAGGACTAGTTGGTCTAGGTGGTGGACCTTTGTCATTGGTTACACAACTGGGTGATGCAATCGGTCACAAATTCTCATATTGTTTGCTACCCTTTTCAGTAAACTCTACAAGTAAACTCAAATTTGGAAGTGAATCATCAACGGTTTCTCGTAATGGAGTTGTTTCTACCCCTTTGATATCTAAATCTCCATCCACTTATTACTACCTTACTCTGGAAGGCATCTCCATAG GTGAGAAGAAACTACAAACAGAACAAAGTGCAAACAACATTGTAATCGATTCCGGGACTACATTGACTATGCTTCAATCGGATTTCTACGACGGTTTTGAATCCGCGGTTAAGGACGCTGTTGATAACAGTCATGAACCGGTACAGGATCCACCTGAACCATTAAGGTTGTGTTATAGGGATATCTCAGTTGAGGACCTCCCTGATTTGACATTCCATTTTTCTGGTGCTGACGTTCATTTGCAGAAAATGAACACAATTCTGAAGGTGGACAATCTTATTTGCTTGGCTATAGTCCCTAGTGATAGGTTCTCTATCTTTGGCAACATAGCACAAGTTAATTTTAACGTAGGGTATGACCTTCAAGAAAAAATGGTTTCTTTTTATCCTGCAGATTGTACAATGGATCAGTAG